In Mycobacteriales bacterium, a single window of DNA contains:
- a CDS encoding lysyl oxidase family protein codes for MRALRWLLAPVLLAPVLLLAPNGAAKPVVATLTPGRAAFWKSTGAHDYVIAVRPGGHRLRVAFDHPDFRRGVFGELLAPNGKAVAYLNGWDSGEAYIAKPAPGLWTLRMDAEYNEVRMRAKLETAPPPAPRKPVALLPNLRLVPPHEFTFSAPLSGGRNFYVDDVGAPTSCTADDIAEQAGVRCLRFSLGPANVGQGPLELVFPGNEGLVLPGKASQVVLWSDGHRTTRPAGEFQYHKTHAHYHHSGFGKLELLKVTDPKRGTMTVAGAGPKQGFCTGDVKIADWAVFGGVQNSADSTCLESAGFVYDPTRGTKMGLSPGWADLYSWEQDGNYVDFGINTDGRYLVRSTADALNNVLESDESDNTAYAYIEVTGTTIKVLERGRGLSPWDRRKVVVHDGLHPLAGM; via the coding sequence ATGCGTGCCTTGCGGTGGTTGCTCGCGCCGGTGCTGCTGGCGCCGGTGCTGCTGCTCGCGCCGAACGGCGCGGCGAAGCCGGTGGTGGCGACGCTGACGCCGGGACGGGCGGCGTTCTGGAAGAGCACGGGCGCCCACGACTACGTCATCGCCGTGCGCCCGGGCGGGCACCGGCTGCGGGTGGCGTTCGACCACCCCGACTTCCGGCGCGGCGTCTTCGGCGAGCTGCTCGCCCCGAACGGCAAGGCCGTGGCATACCTGAACGGCTGGGACAGCGGCGAGGCGTACATCGCCAAGCCGGCGCCGGGGCTGTGGACGCTGCGGATGGATGCGGAGTACAACGAGGTCCGGATGCGGGCCAAGCTGGAGACCGCGCCGCCGCCCGCGCCGCGCAAGCCGGTCGCGTTGCTGCCGAACCTCCGGCTGGTGCCGCCGCACGAGTTCACGTTCTCGGCGCCGCTGTCCGGCGGCCGGAACTTCTACGTCGACGACGTCGGCGCCCCCACGTCCTGCACCGCCGACGACATCGCCGAGCAGGCCGGCGTCCGCTGCCTGCGCTTCTCGCTCGGGCCCGCGAACGTCGGGCAGGGGCCGTTGGAGCTGGTGTTCCCCGGCAACGAGGGCCTGGTGCTGCCCGGCAAGGCGTCGCAGGTGGTCCTCTGGTCCGACGGGCACCGCACGACCCGCCCGGCGGGGGAGTTCCAGTACCACAAGACGCACGCCCACTATCACCACAGCGGCTTCGGCAAGCTCGAGCTGCTCAAGGTCACCGACCCCAAGCGCGGCACCATGACCGTCGCCGGCGCCGGACCGAAGCAGGGCTTCTGCACCGGCGACGTGAAGATCGCCGACTGGGCGGTGTTCGGCGGCGTGCAGAACAGCGCCGACTCCACCTGCCTGGAGAGCGCCGGCTTCGTCTACGACCCGACGCGCGGCACCAAGATGGGGCTGTCGCCCGGCTGGGCCGACCTGTACTCGTGGGAGCAGGACGGCAACTACGTCGACTTCGGCATCAACACCGACGGCCGCTACCTGGTCCGCTCCACCGCCGACGCGCTGAACAACGTCCTGGAGTCCGACGAGAGCGACAACACCGCCTACGCCTACATCGAGGTCACCGGCACCACCATCAAGGTGCTCGAACGCGGCCGCGGCCTGTCCCCGTGGGACCGCCGCAAGGTCGTCGTCCACGACGGCCTGCACCCGCTGGCCGGGATGTAG